In one Nocardioides sp. NBC_00368 genomic region, the following are encoded:
- a CDS encoding peptidoglycan recognition protein family protein, which yields MARFPRVITVTLTAVVLGASMLVPAIGSAIDPAAAQGDQDEQLIKLPRLEDGIATRDVKLPPRLTERSADAAATEKLNTTTFSMVGVSWTGAETPQVEVRVSKSDRWREWQPLPLQQDLPDGAEEAVAARGKVERRGTQPVWTGRASGVQVRVEGAQPKDLKLTLINTGPQEDVKAPKREADDLGYGSAGGSAPNGRVARSRPKWAPKPVIFTRSQWGANNSWRNGRPEYNSSLKQVHIHHTATSNNYSKGDVPGIIRGIYSYHTRSLGWFDIAYNFLIDKYGRAWEGRSGGIDRLVKGAHTRGFNHQSMGIALIGNFENVRPSDDALIKTERMAAWKLDMAGRDERGTLETVSQGSDRFPAGRRVRVWVIDGHFHTNETSCPGAQLAKWLPWIRKYAYQRDQMFNP from the coding sequence ATGGCCCGCTTCCCCCGCGTCATCACCGTGACCCTGACCGCTGTCGTTCTCGGCGCGTCGATGCTCGTGCCTGCGATCGGGTCGGCGATCGACCCGGCGGCCGCACAGGGCGACCAGGACGAGCAGCTGATCAAGCTGCCGCGGCTCGAGGACGGCATCGCCACCCGTGACGTGAAGCTGCCGCCGAGGCTGACCGAGCGGTCCGCCGACGCGGCCGCGACGGAGAAGCTGAACACGACGACGTTCTCGATGGTCGGGGTGTCCTGGACCGGCGCGGAGACGCCGCAGGTCGAGGTGCGGGTGAGCAAGTCGGACCGGTGGCGCGAGTGGCAGCCGCTGCCGCTGCAGCAGGACCTGCCCGACGGTGCCGAGGAGGCCGTGGCCGCGCGGGGCAAGGTCGAGCGCCGGGGCACCCAGCCGGTGTGGACCGGCCGGGCCAGCGGCGTACAGGTGCGGGTCGAGGGCGCGCAGCCCAAGGATCTCAAGCTGACCCTGATCAACACCGGTCCGCAGGAGGACGTCAAGGCGCCGAAGCGGGAGGCCGACGACCTGGGCTACGGCAGCGCCGGCGGAAGTGCCCCGAACGGTCGGGTCGCGCGGTCACGACCGAAGTGGGCGCCGAAGCCGGTGATCTTCACCCGGTCGCAGTGGGGAGCCAACAACTCCTGGCGCAACGGCCGTCCCGAGTACAACAGCTCGCTGAAGCAGGTCCACATCCACCACACCGCCACGAGCAACAACTACTCCAAGGGCGACGTGCCGGGGATCATCCGCGGCATCTACAGCTATCACACCAGGTCACTGGGGTGGTTCGACATCGCCTACAACTTCCTCATCGACAAGTACGGCCGTGCCTGGGAGGGCCGCTCCGGCGGCATCGACCGGCTCGTCAAGGGCGCGCACACCCGTGGCTTCAACCACCAGTCGATGGGCATCGCCCTGATCGGCAACTTCGAGAACGTACGTCCCTCCGACGACGCCCTCATCAAGACCGAGCGGATGGCGGCCTGGAAGCTCGACATGGCCGGCCGCGACGAGCGCGGCACGCTCGAGACCGTCTCCCAGGGCAGCGACAGGTTCCCCGCCGGCCGGCGGGTCCGGGTCTGGGTCATCGACGGCCACTTCCACACCAACGAGACCTCCTGCCCGGGCGCCCAGCTCGCCAAGTGGCTGCCGTGGATCCGGAAGTACGCCTACCAGCGCGACCAGATGTTCAATCCCTGA